AGCAGAAGAATCTGTTACCTCTAATGATGTGAATGCCGACGGATACAAAGACTACGGCTGGCTGGTAGAAATTGATCCTGCAACGGCACAGGTTATTTCCAAGAATACTGACGGTTCTAAAGGTAAGCTATGGCAGATGGGAATCATGAACCATGAAAATGTAGTAGTAAATAATGCCGGAACTACAGCGTATTATGGAGAAGATGGTGGTACACACATGGTGTACAAGTATGTATTGGATACTCCAAATGACCTTTCTTCAGGAAATCTTTACGTTCTGAAATTAGATCAGGGATTAACTGCTTCAGGAGATCCGGTAGGAACTACAGCAACATGGGTTCAGGTTCCGAACAAGACAAAAGCAGACCAGAATAATACCAATACAAATGCGCAATCAGTAGGAGGAACAAAATTCAACGGTGTAGAAGACGTTGACATCAGCCCGTTAGATGGGAAGATCTATTTTACAGCTAAAGGTTTAGATAGGGTATACCGTCTTCAGGATAACGGAACTACCGCTTCTCAGGTAGAAACATTTGTAGGGGGAGCTTCTTCTGTATATTCTTTCAATACCGCTCAGGGAGTAAAATCTGAAGCTTGGGGAGACGGAAATGACAACCTTACTTTCGATGAGCTTGGAAACCTTTGGGTACTTCAGGATGGAGGTAAAAACTATATCTGGGTAATTGCTCCTGATCATACTCAGGCTAATCCGAAAGTAAGATTATTTGCTTCTATGCCGTCTGGTGCAGAACCTACAGGGTTGACATTCACCCCTGATCATAAATTTGGTTTCTTCTCTATTCAGCATCCGGATTCAACTATTTCTACAGATGTTGATGCAACAGGAAATACCATTGATTATAAAGGAAAATCCGCAACGATCGTAATTGCCCTTAAAAATAACTTAGGAATTGAAGGTTCTTTAGGAACTATCGAAAATAATACTGCCGAAAATACAGTAACGGTAGCACCTAACCCAACTTCAGGAATCGTAAAAATCAATTCACCAAAAGGATTGAAAGATATTTCTGTAACAGCTTACAGTATGGACGGGAAAATTGTTTACACGAAGAAATTCAACGGAACCAACAAAGTATTGGACCTTGATTTTACACAACAGTTAGAAGGATCACGAGTTTTAGTTTTAAATATTGAAGCTGAAGGTGGCTTCCAGAAAACCGTTAAACTTTTAAAGAAATAAATTATTTATAATTCTTGTCTGTCGGTGGTTTCGGCTGCCGGCAGATCTTTTATTTTATGAAAAAGCTGTTCTTATTCATTTCCATTCTTTCAATCTCTCATATCAAAGCTCAGATTGATCCGGTGAAATATCCCACTTTTACTAATATTGAAGAAGCCTTAAACAGTAAAAAAGCCGTCTACAGTATGAGTTTCAGAGAGAAAGGGCTATTTAATATTCCTCCTCAGATCGTGAAACTGGATTCACTGTTCTTTTTGAATATCATGGCCAATAAGTTGGAGAAAATGGATCAGGAACTCTTTGAATTAAAACAACTGGAAATTTTAAACGTTAATGAAAACAGCATTAAATATATTCCTGATGAGGTAAGTAATCTTAAGAAACTGACCACTTTTTCAATGAATCTGAATAGTCTTACAAGCATTAATCCTAATCTTGCAAAGCTTCAGAGCCTGAAAGTAGTCCATTTTGATGCCAATAACCTGAATACTTTTCCTGAAGCCCTCATGGAAATTCCGTCACTGGAAGAAATTAATCTTCAGGGAAACCAGATCAGCTTTATTGCAGACAAACTAGATCGCATCAAAAACCTGAAATTTCTGAACCTTTCAGATAATCAGATCAACGACCTTGGAAACTTGTCTTTTCCTGAAAATTTAAAATATCTGGAATTACAGCAGAATGCCATCACAAAACTTCCCGAAAACCTTTTCAAATCAAAAAATCTTGAGTTTTTGAATGTAAGTGGAAATAATATCACAGAAATATCACCCAAAGTAAAAGGGTTGAAAAATATCGTCAGCATGAATCTGGCCAACAATAATCTGAAAGATATTCCTGTAGAAATCAAACAGCTGAAAAACCTCAAAACATTGATTCTTACAGGAAATCCTATAGAAAAATCTACCATTGAAAATTTAAAAACCTTACTGCCGGAAACCCAGATCTATTTCTAGAGCTATCCGCCAACCCGTTTGGTTTTATATCCCATTTCTTTAAGGATATTCATTATTTTATCACGGTTATCCCCCTGAATGATAATCGTTCCATCCTTCTCAGAACCGCCTATACCCAGGGTGGTTTTTATTTTCTTTGAGATTTTTTTAAGATCCTCTTCACTGCCTTCCCAACCTTCAACTATTGTTACAGGCTTACCGTTTCTTCCTTTTTTCTCAAATTTGCATACCAAAGGCTCTTTCTGCTTGAATTGCTCTTCAGGCATCTCAAAATCCTGCTCGTCATGATCAGGAAAAAGATTCTTCAATTGATCTCGTAAATCCATAAAGCAAAATTAAAAAGTTTTACGGATTAATGAACGGAAATAGAGGCGAAATTTTCATTTTCCGGCATTTTAAGATTTTAAATCTTGACCCGGTTGAACCAATAATCCATAAAATTCGAGTCTTCAAATTCTTCTATTCATAGGAAATTAGGTAAATTTGTCTAACAAAAGTTTTACAAAATGTCGAAAAAAGCAATACTGGCCATTCTTGACGGATGGGGATTGGGAACAAACCCTGACGTTTCTGCAATAGATAAAGCAAATACACCATTCATAGACAGCTGCTACCAAAACTTTCCACATACTACGCTTGAAGCGAGTGGATTAGCGGTAGGTTTACCAGCCGGACAGATGGGGAATTCTGAAGTAGGTCACATGAA
The nucleotide sequence above comes from Chryseobacterium sp. 7. Encoded proteins:
- a CDS encoding alkaline phosphatase PhoX, producing the protein MKKKLLTVGALAILASSGIQAQTLIFDKNASWSYKDNNQAQPTGWNAKTYDISAWAVGNGPLGYGDPVTTTINSGLTTAYFAKDFTIDLSTLSDTMELGVMRDDGIIVYLNGEEVVRDNMPAGTVTFNTFSSTTIDGAAENVYNIFSIPKSKFTNGVNRFSIELHNRSTTSSDLRIDAYLKTTTNTTIPVTCNGTHISCFTSIVPTAQTNKLIIPAEHKYQLILKEGDSYTEGGGFVGGQNDFTGYVAKTGSSTNGYLSVNHETNPGGVTMAEINYNATSKLWQLTKSRAVNFSDPSLVQTIRNCSGGVTPWGTIVTAEESVTSNDVNADGYKDYGWLVEIDPATAQVISKNTDGSKGKLWQMGIMNHENVVVNNAGTTAYYGEDGGTHMVYKYVLDTPNDLSSGNLYVLKLDQGLTASGDPVGTTATWVQVPNKTKADQNNTNTNAQSVGGTKFNGVEDVDISPLDGKIYFTAKGLDRVYRLQDNGTTASQVETFVGGASSVYSFNTAQGVKSEAWGDGNDNLTFDELGNLWVLQDGGKNYIWVIAPDHTQANPKVRLFASMPSGAEPTGLTFTPDHKFGFFSIQHPDSTISTDVDATGNTIDYKGKSATIVIALKNNLGIEGSLGTIENNTAENTVTVAPNPTSGIVKINSPKGLKDISVTAYSMDGKIVYTKKFNGTNKVLDLDFTQQLEGSRVLVLNIEAEGGFQKTVKLLKK
- a CDS encoding leucine-rich repeat domain-containing protein: MKKLFLFISILSISHIKAQIDPVKYPTFTNIEEALNSKKAVYSMSFREKGLFNIPPQIVKLDSLFFLNIMANKLEKMDQELFELKQLEILNVNENSIKYIPDEVSNLKKLTTFSMNLNSLTSINPNLAKLQSLKVVHFDANNLNTFPEALMEIPSLEEINLQGNQISFIADKLDRIKNLKFLNLSDNQINDLGNLSFPENLKYLELQQNAITKLPENLFKSKNLEFLNVSGNNITEISPKVKGLKNIVSMNLANNNLKDIPVEIKQLKNLKTLILTGNPIEKSTIENLKTLLPETQIYF
- a CDS encoding translation initiation factor, producing the protein MDLRDQLKNLFPDHDEQDFEMPEEQFKQKEPLVCKFEKKGRNGKPVTIVEGWEGSEEDLKKISKKIKTTLGIGGSEKDGTIIIQGDNRDKIMNILKEMGYKTKRVGG